The Candidatus Thermoplasmatota archaeon genome contains the following window.
GCTGATATTTCATTAGACCACGTACTGTAAAAAAAATCCTAGTATCGACCATAAAAAAATCGATTGAGTTGTCCACTAAAAAAACTTGATACCGATCAAGAAAACCTGTTTCGACAACAGCTTTTTTTCCTGTTTTTAGACCCGGAAATCGAGACTTCAGACTTGAAAACAATTTCTGAACATCACGATGATTTAACTGATGTCGATTCTTCAGAGAAACTGTCATACTCATCTACCATCATGTATTCTTTTCAAATAATCTATATCATCCAAACTCTTATAAAGCATAGCTCTATTTGGGCTGTCCATATGACACAACCTATGGAGAAACCATTAAAATTACTACACGCAAGTTTAAACGGCAGGGTTATTGTTGAACTTCGCAATGGTATCGAATATCAAGGAATACTTGACGGGTATGATGTTCCCCATATGAACCTTGTTTTAAAAAATGCTGATGAAATCATTGCAGATCAGAAAA
Protein-coding sequences here:
- a CDS encoding LSm family protein, with the protein product MTQPMEKPLKLLHASLNGRVIVELRNGIEYQGILDGYDVPHMNLVLKNADEIIADQKRKHDKIIVRGDNIIYISP